The following are encoded together in the Trichocoleus sp. FACHB-46 genome:
- a CDS encoding response regulator, which yields MTSVFPFSDSPLVLLIDDDRSMRLLLAQAIKQEGYQVVEAKDGKEGLALYQQVHPDIILMDALMPIMDGFACCAQLRTLPGGDRVPVLMITCLDDPASVDQAFVAGATDYVTKPIHWAVLRQRVRRLLETNRTTTELQQQTERARRSEDQLRLALEAAHMGTWNWDMSSGQVIMSATTAYNLGLAPTVLSRSSEDLLAMVHPEDVAVVSQATEAAIASGTSLDIELRVKWPDGSIHWVAAKGQGDYDANGQIIRMLGVTMDITERKQAEQKIREQAALLNVTTDAIVVQGLDSQIVFWNQGAERLYGWLASEVIGKNVNEFLPQAALPRFLQDLTWLQEHREWQGALNHVTKAGKAIVVASRWTLVQEESGQPKSILMVNTDITEQKKLEAQFLRSQRLESVGTLASGIAHDLNNSLAPILMSVQLLEKKVQDPQSRTLLSILESNTRRSADLVKQVLSFARGLEGEHTLLQIKHLLVEIEQMVKQTFPRSITIATELLPPDLWVILGDATQLHQVLMNLCVNARDAMPEGGTLSLAAENLWIDENYARMYLDAKVGPYVVLTVADTGMGISPSNLDKIFEPFFTTKEIGKGTGLGLSTVIGIVKGHGGFVTVHSQVERGTAFKVYLPAKATTLERQAEVQHHLPKGHGELILVVDDEEPIRETTRISLEAYGYSVMTANDGIEAIAVYAQHQQEVSAVLIDMMMPSMDGPMTIRMLQKLDPEVKIIAVSGLVSGYEVGENNSIGVQTFLPKPYTAEELLKNLQTILNGKA from the coding sequence ATGACCAGTGTGTTTCCCTTCTCTGATTCTCCCCTCGTCTTGTTGATCGACGATGACCGCTCGATGCGCCTTCTGTTGGCTCAAGCGATTAAGCAAGAGGGCTACCAGGTTGTAGAAGCGAAAGATGGAAAAGAAGGACTGGCGCTTTATCAACAAGTGCATCCAGACATTATTCTCATGGATGCCTTGATGCCTATTATGGATGGCTTTGCTTGCTGTGCCCAACTCCGCACCTTGCCAGGAGGCGATCGCGTCCCTGTTTTGATGATTACCTGCTTAGATGACCCTGCTTCGGTGGATCAGGCCTTTGTCGCTGGAGCCACGGATTATGTCACCAAGCCGATCCATTGGGCAGTGTTGCGGCAACGGGTGCGAAGACTGTTAGAAACGAACCGCACTACCACAGAACTACAGCAGCAGACAGAACGTGCCCGCCGGAGTGAAGATCAGCTTAGGCTAGCGCTAGAAGCGGCCCATATGGGCACTTGGAATTGGGACATGAGCAGTGGGCAAGTGATAATGTCGGCCACAACAGCCTATAACCTAGGGCTAGCTCCCACCGTCCTCAGTCGCAGCTCAGAAGATTTGCTAGCAATGGTACATCCAGAGGATGTTGCGGTTGTGAGTCAAGCAACGGAGGCAGCGATCGCCTCCGGTACGAGCCTCGACATTGAGCTGCGGGTGAAATGGCCTGATGGCAGCATTCATTGGGTTGCGGCTAAAGGCCAAGGGGATTACGACGCCAACGGTCAAATTATTCGGATGCTAGGCGTCACGATGGATATCACCGAGCGCAAGCAAGCCGAACAGAAAATTCGGGAGCAAGCAGCGCTGCTGAATGTCACAACCGATGCGATCGTGGTGCAAGGTCTCGATAGCCAAATTGTATTTTGGAACCAAGGAGCAGAGCGCCTCTACGGCTGGTTGGCTAGCGAAGTTATTGGAAAAAATGTCAATGAGTTTTTACCTCAAGCCGCACTGCCGCGTTTCCTTCAAGATCTAACTTGGTTGCAAGAGCATCGAGAGTGGCAGGGAGCATTAAATCACGTAACTAAAGCGGGCAAAGCTATTGTGGTCGCTAGCCGCTGGACCTTGGTGCAGGAAGAGAGCGGCCAGCCAAAATCAATCTTGATGGTGAACACCGATATCACAGAGCAAAAAAAACTAGAGGCTCAGTTTCTGCGCTCTCAGCGGCTGGAGAGTGTCGGTACTTTGGCGAGTGGCATTGCTCATGATCTGAATAACTCTCTAGCGCCGATCTTGATGTCGGTGCAGTTGCTAGAGAAAAAAGTGCAAGACCCGCAAAGCCGCACCTTACTCTCGATCTTGGAGTCTAACACCAGGCGCAGTGCTGATTTGGTGAAGCAGGTACTCTCCTTTGCTAGAGGCTTAGAAGGAGAACATACACTCCTGCAAATTAAGCATTTGTTGGTTGAGATTGAGCAGATGGTGAAGCAAACTTTTCCTCGTTCTATCACCATCGCTACAGAGCTGCTGCCGCCAGATTTGTGGGTGATTTTAGGAGATGCGACGCAATTGCATCAGGTCTTGATGAATTTGTGTGTGAATGCTCGTGATGCAATGCCTGAAGGTGGCACGCTCAGCTTAGCAGCCGAGAACTTATGGATCGATGAGAACTATGCTCGCATGTATTTAGATGCCAAGGTTGGCCCTTATGTGGTGCTGACGGTGGCAGATACAGGCATGGGAATTTCGCCGAGCAACTTGGATAAAATCTTTGAACCTTTCTTTACTACGAAGGAGATTGGCAAAGGCACTGGACTGGGGCTGTCTACGGTGATTGGCATTGTTAAAGGTCATGGCGGTTTCGTCACGGTCCATAGCCAAGTAGAGAGAGGGACGGCTTTTAAGGTGTATCTCCCGGCTAAAGCCACAACTTTAGAGCGACAAGCTGAAGTGCAGCACCACTTACCGAAGGGGCATGGCGAATTGATTTTGGTGGTAGATGACGAAGAACCGATTCGAGAAACCACCAGGATTTCCTTGGAAGCTTATGGCTACAGCGTCATGACTGCCAATGATGGAATTGAGGCGATCGCCGTCTACGCTCAGCACCAACAAGAAGTTAGCGCGGTGTTGATTGACATGATGATGCCGTCGATGGATGGCCCCATGACGATTCGGATGCTGCAAAAACTTGATCCGGAAGTCAAAATTATTGCGGTGAGCGGTTTAGTTTCTGGCTATGAGGTGGGTGAAAATAACAGTATTGGGGTTCAAACCTTTTTACCCAAACCTTACACAGCCGAAGAATTATTGAAAAACTTGCAGACTATACTGAATGGCAAGGCTTAA